The Arcanobacterium pinnipediorum genome includes a region encoding these proteins:
- the yicI gene encoding alpha-xylosidase, translating to MKFTDGYWRKLPGLEVHHPREIQSIVAIPDGFRAYAPTRHLNFTGAELDLVMLTVSVRGVSEGIIKVTLEYHQGDKEQNPNFDYIPTTAKTDVTIGECNAELKIGSLSARIQGKDNYKLSFLHDGEEITSAIVKSTGIVFAPDGKRYIHEQLTLQPGETIYGLGERFGAFVKNGQKVEMWNEDGGTASELAYKNIPFYLSSAGYGVIVNHPEKVSYEIASEVNSRVQFSVPGNKLEYFIIAGPTPKEALSRYTHFVGLPPRVPQWSYGLWMSTSFKTDYSETSVNQLLDEFEENDIPVSVLHFDCYWMRPSHWCDFIWDPEKFPDPARMLERLHQRGIKVCVWINPYIAQQSYLFAEGKEKGYLLKDLHGNVRQWDHWQSGMAWVDFTNSQACDWWKSKLRDLLKQGVDAFKTDFGERVPTDVVWHDGSDPEKMHNYYAKLYNQNVYEVIAEEKGEEEALVFARSATLGSQSYPVHWGGDSEPTFVSMAETLRGGLSLAMSGFGYWSHDMGGFEGRPDSDVFTRWYPFGMFSSHSRLHGSDSYRTPWLYGETATKVARRFTHLKNRLLPYILNTQQQVVENGIPFMRPMILEYPEDMGSRYVDTQYFFGDKILVAPVFSRKGEVNVYLPVGGWTNILDGQRIPQAGWVKQIHSEESLPLLVKDGGVIPLGKTSRTINYDPADDPILLVVGASQSEDQKYSVSIAGEEKVSFDIELDSGSVSIKNRGEKVPFRVLIMDKQPIRRISQGSVIDETWVPELGAAVAVLPDKDAQKIEIHFDRLSSL from the coding sequence ATGAAATTCACTGATGGATATTGGCGTAAACTACCTGGCCTAGAGGTTCACCACCCACGCGAAATTCAAAGCATAGTCGCAATTCCTGATGGATTTAGAGCTTATGCTCCAACGCGTCACCTAAACTTTACCGGGGCAGAACTAGATCTAGTAATGCTTACCGTAAGTGTGCGCGGAGTTAGTGAAGGAATTATCAAAGTTACTCTCGAATACCATCAAGGTGACAAAGAGCAAAATCCAAACTTCGACTATATACCTACCACCGCAAAGACGGACGTAACCATTGGAGAATGTAATGCTGAGCTGAAAATAGGTTCTCTGAGCGCCCGAATCCAGGGTAAAGATAATTATAAATTATCGTTTTTACACGATGGAGAAGAAATAACATCAGCTATTGTAAAATCCACGGGTATCGTATTTGCTCCAGATGGTAAAAGGTACATCCATGAACAGCTAACGCTGCAACCTGGGGAAACAATCTATGGATTAGGTGAACGATTCGGGGCCTTTGTTAAAAATGGCCAAAAAGTAGAAATGTGGAATGAAGATGGAGGTACGGCTAGCGAACTTGCATACAAGAATATCCCGTTCTATCTTTCCTCTGCAGGATATGGAGTAATCGTTAATCATCCGGAAAAAGTATCGTATGAGATCGCATCCGAAGTCAATTCACGAGTGCAATTCTCGGTTCCCGGAAATAAATTAGAGTATTTCATTATTGCTGGGCCTACGCCCAAGGAAGCGTTGAGCCGTTATACGCACTTTGTTGGGTTGCCACCGCGAGTTCCGCAGTGGTCATACGGGTTGTGGATGTCGACGTCGTTCAAAACCGATTATTCCGAGACGTCGGTGAATCAACTTCTGGACGAATTCGAAGAAAATGATATTCCAGTTTCAGTTTTACACTTCGATTGCTATTGGATGCGTCCTTCGCATTGGTGTGACTTCATTTGGGATCCGGAAAAATTCCCGGATCCTGCACGAATGCTTGAGAGACTACATCAGCGCGGCATAAAAGTTTGTGTTTGGATAAATCCCTATATCGCGCAACAATCCTATCTATTTGCTGAAGGGAAAGAAAAAGGTTATTTACTAAAGGACCTTCATGGAAATGTGCGGCAATGGGACCATTGGCAATCTGGTATGGCGTGGGTAGATTTCACCAATTCACAAGCGTGCGATTGGTGGAAATCTAAACTTCGAGACTTATTAAAGCAGGGCGTAGATGCTTTCAAAACTGACTTTGGAGAGCGCGTCCCCACCGACGTCGTCTGGCATGATGGATCCGATCCGGAAAAGATGCATAACTACTATGCAAAACTCTACAACCAAAATGTCTATGAGGTAATTGCCGAAGAAAAAGGCGAAGAAGAAGCTCTAGTGTTTGCGCGCTCTGCCACTTTGGGATCGCAGAGCTATCCCGTGCATTGGGGAGGCGATAGCGAGCCAACATTTGTGTCTATGGCTGAAACTCTGCGGGGCGGACTTTCACTTGCTATGAGTGGTTTCGGGTATTGGAGTCACGATATGGGAGGTTTCGAGGGCCGGCCAGATAGCGATGTTTTCACCCGTTGGTATCCCTTTGGAATGTTTTCGAGCCACTCCCGCCTCCACGGCTCTGACTCATATCGCACTCCGTGGCTCTATGGAGAAACCGCTACTAAAGTCGCCCGACGGTTTACGCATCTAAAGAACCGGCTTTTACCCTACATACTCAATACGCAACAACAAGTCGTGGAAAACGGTATACCTTTTATGCGACCTATGATTTTAGAGTACCCCGAAGATATGGGCTCACGATACGTTGATACCCAATACTTCTTTGGCGACAAAATATTGGTAGCTCCGGTATTTTCACGAAAAGGGGAAGTTAATGTTTATTTACCTGTTGGAGGGTGGACAAACATACTCGACGGCCAACGGATTCCACAAGCTGGCTGGGTGAAGCAGATTCACTCCGAGGAGAGCTTACCTCTGTTGGTAAAAGATGGCGGCGTAATCCCTCTCGGGAAAACCTCACGGACTATTAACTACGATCCCGCTGACGATCCTATTTTACTGGTCGTAGGAGCATCGCAGAGCGAGGATCAGAAGTATTCGGTTTCTATCGCTGGTGAAGAAAAAGTTTCATTTGATATTGAACTTGATTCCGGATCAGTGTCCATAAAAAATCGCGGGGAGAAGGTTCCGTTCCGGGTTTTAATTATGGATAAGCAGCCAATTCGACGTATTTCACAAGGAAGTGTCATCGACGAGACCTGGGTCCCTGAGTTAGGAGCCGCTGTTGCAGTATTGCCAGATAAAGACGCACAAAAGATAGAGATTCATT
- the xylA gene encoding xylose isomerase — MRQPTKEDKFSFGLWTVGWTAVDPFGSATRPALDPWEYATKLAELGAWGITFHDNDVFDFEASQSERAKRIQNLKAAADQADLVIEMVTTNTFTHPIFKDGALTNNDRDIRRFGLRKILRNVDLAAHMGASTFVMWGGREGAEYDSSKDLYSALERYKEGIDTIAEYIKQQGYDLKIGLEPKPNEPRGDIFLPTIGHALALIAQLDNGEIVGLNPETGHEQMANLNYTHGLAQALHANKLFHIDLNGQSGIKYDQDKAFGHGDLASAFFTVDLLVNGFPNGGPRYEGARHFDYKPSRTEGMEGVWESARANMEMFLMLEEKAKAFRADPKVQELLKAASIDQLGEPTRAPGETIADLLAEPDRDLNELAGREYHFVELYQQAMRHLVG, encoded by the coding sequence ATGCGACAGCCAACTAAAGAAGATAAGTTTTCATTTGGATTATGGACAGTGGGTTGGACAGCAGTCGATCCGTTTGGTTCAGCTACACGACCTGCCCTAGATCCTTGGGAGTACGCAACCAAACTTGCTGAACTCGGGGCGTGGGGGATTACTTTCCATGACAACGACGTATTTGACTTTGAAGCTAGCCAATCAGAGCGTGCCAAACGCATCCAAAATCTTAAAGCAGCCGCAGATCAGGCTGATCTGGTCATTGAAATGGTCACCACGAACACTTTCACACATCCCATTTTTAAAGACGGGGCACTGACGAACAATGATCGTGATATTCGCCGGTTCGGACTGCGCAAGATCCTGCGCAACGTGGATTTAGCAGCTCACATGGGTGCAAGTACATTCGTTATGTGGGGAGGGCGTGAAGGCGCAGAATATGACTCATCTAAGGATTTATATTCAGCACTCGAACGGTACAAAGAGGGTATCGACACTATTGCTGAATACATAAAGCAACAAGGATATGACCTGAAAATCGGCTTGGAACCGAAGCCAAATGAGCCGCGAGGCGACATTTTCCTACCAACAATAGGTCACGCTTTAGCGCTGATTGCTCAGTTAGACAACGGCGAAATAGTGGGTCTGAACCCCGAAACCGGACACGAGCAGATGGCCAACCTGAATTACACGCATGGTTTAGCGCAAGCTTTACATGCCAACAAACTTTTCCATATTGACCTCAATGGGCAGTCGGGAATCAAATATGACCAAGATAAAGCCTTTGGGCACGGAGATTTAGCTTCGGCATTCTTCACAGTAGACCTCCTGGTAAACGGTTTCCCCAATGGTGGTCCGCGTTATGAAGGTGCACGACATTTCGATTATAAACCCTCGCGAACTGAAGGGATGGAAGGAGTATGGGAAAGCGCTCGTGCCAATATGGAAATGTTTTTGATGTTAGAAGAAAAAGCCAAAGCATTTCGTGCCGATCCTAAAGTTCAGGAATTACTCAAAGCTGCCTCGATCGACCAGCTTGGCGAGCCAACTAGAGCGCCAGGAGAGACCATAGCTGATCTATTGGCGGAACCAGATCGGGATCTCAATGAACTAGCTGGCCGTGAATACCATTTTGTTGAACTATATCAGCAGGCTATGCGGCACTTAGTTGGATAA
- the xylB gene encoding xylulokinase, which produces MNFPYVAGVDSSTQSCKVIVWDPKTQSIIRQGSAPHPQGTEVDPEAWWQAFLQASKEAGGLSDVAALAVGAQQHGMVTLDASGGVIRPALLWNDTRSASAAKQLIDELGKKRWIETTGSMPVASLTVTKLRWLADEEPEAVEKLAAVCLPHDYLSWRIMGSRDIADIFTDRSDASGTGYFDLHDGGYCRDLLAHALRVENDRVQSLVLPKVIAPFEAAATVRRDIPEIGLLAGTLLGPGCGDNAGAALGIGLGPREAALSIGTSGVVSVVSDHPVVDLEGGVNGFMDASGNWLSLVSTLNGARILSSTAELLGVDFADFDALALSVTDSLGLTMTPYFEGERTPNLPEAKACLTSMTLDNWKPQYLARAAVESLCLLMANALATITRCGIGVDRIYLIGGGAKSKAVREIIGEYMDVEVAVPKPAEYVALGAARQASVIL; this is translated from the coding sequence ATGAATTTTCCATATGTTGCTGGAGTTGATTCCTCCACGCAGTCATGCAAGGTAATAGTGTGGGATCCGAAAACGCAATCCATTATTCGGCAGGGTTCAGCGCCACATCCCCAAGGGACTGAAGTTGACCCGGAAGCCTGGTGGCAGGCGTTTTTGCAAGCCTCAAAAGAGGCCGGCGGCTTGTCAGATGTTGCCGCGTTGGCAGTTGGTGCTCAGCAGCACGGTATGGTCACTTTAGATGCTTCGGGTGGGGTAATTCGCCCAGCGTTGTTGTGGAACGATACTCGCAGTGCATCTGCAGCTAAACAGTTGATCGATGAGCTTGGTAAAAAGCGTTGGATCGAAACGACAGGGTCAATGCCGGTAGCGTCGTTAACTGTAACAAAATTGCGCTGGCTAGCCGATGAAGAGCCGGAAGCGGTGGAAAAACTGGCTGCAGTTTGCTTACCCCATGATTATCTGAGTTGGCGTATTATGGGCAGTCGCGATATTGCAGATATTTTTACAGACCGCTCAGATGCCTCAGGTACTGGATATTTCGATCTTCATGATGGCGGTTATTGCCGTGACCTGCTAGCTCACGCGCTTAGGGTAGAAAATGACCGCGTGCAAAGCTTAGTTTTGCCCAAAGTGATTGCGCCGTTCGAAGCTGCTGCGACGGTAAGGCGAGATATTCCTGAGATCGGTTTGCTCGCTGGGACTCTTCTTGGCCCAGGTTGTGGCGATAATGCCGGTGCAGCTTTAGGGATTGGTTTAGGGCCTCGAGAAGCAGCGTTGTCCATCGGGACTTCAGGAGTCGTTTCTGTCGTAAGTGATCATCCGGTAGTTGACCTAGAAGGTGGCGTAAACGGTTTTATGGATGCGAGTGGAAATTGGTTATCTCTTGTCTCTACATTAAATGGAGCTCGGATTTTATCATCAACTGCTGAACTACTGGGAGTAGATTTTGCTGATTTTGATGCACTCGCATTATCGGTGACTGATTCACTAGGGTTGACAATGACTCCCTATTTTGAAGGCGAACGCACTCCGAATTTACCAGAGGCTAAAGCGTGTTTGACCTCCATGACTTTGGACAACTGGAAGCCGCAATACTTAGCTCGGGCGGCGGTTGAAAGTTTGTGTCTACTAATGGCTAACGCCTTAGCGACGATAACGCGTTGTGGGATTGGAGTTGACCGTATTTATCTCATCGGTGGCGGAGCTAAGTCGAAAGCGGTTCGAGAAATTATAGGCGAGTACATGGATGTGGAAGTGGCGGTTCCCAAGCCGGCTGAATACGTTGCCCTGGGTGCTGCGCGTCAAGCAAGTGTAATCTTGTAA
- a CDS encoding ROK family protein, producing the protein MDQLISGRVIEEMPASTASTPGRPAVPLRLVARRFVGIGIEINVRYVAIRMVDLNGETLTEIIEEKNLAAIDPQTVLKKLDQRLIQLADSYCNAHTQLVGATIAVPGLVDTNRKLILRAPNLNWAEISLCNQMQFCQGMDNFQILNEANTAAVASTYSRPGKPSENKNFLYISGEFGVGGALMLDHKQVSGLHGWAGEFGHVCVDPAGPKCPCGSTGCLEQYLGRGALSRLAGFSQTVTMQTIREASATDPTARAAIETAGRALGKALTTIINITDVDHVIVGGTLAELIDDLRYYALDEIKNRLLSARWSLPVIEKSKEGRLAAVTGGAYLAFHDLLNNPAKYLDI; encoded by the coding sequence GTGGATCAATTAATTTCTGGCCGTGTTATCGAAGAAATGCCGGCCTCGACAGCCTCAACTCCAGGTCGCCCTGCTGTGCCACTGCGTTTGGTAGCGCGCCGATTCGTAGGGATCGGAATCGAAATCAACGTGAGGTACGTAGCCATTCGCATGGTAGATCTCAATGGTGAAACGTTAACGGAAATCATCGAAGAAAAGAATCTAGCAGCTATCGATCCTCAAACGGTTCTAAAGAAACTAGACCAGCGACTTATTCAACTTGCCGATAGCTACTGCAACGCACACACTCAACTGGTAGGAGCCACGATTGCAGTTCCTGGTTTAGTCGATACGAATCGTAAGCTGATTCTGCGCGCACCTAACCTTAATTGGGCGGAAATATCACTTTGTAACCAGATGCAATTCTGCCAAGGAATGGATAATTTCCAGATACTCAATGAAGCCAACACCGCCGCAGTAGCCAGTACCTATTCTCGCCCTGGAAAACCTTCTGAAAACAAGAACTTTCTCTACATCTCCGGCGAATTTGGCGTAGGTGGCGCTTTAATGCTCGACCACAAGCAGGTATCTGGATTACATGGCTGGGCCGGAGAATTCGGTCACGTGTGTGTGGACCCCGCTGGGCCAAAATGCCCATGCGGATCAACTGGATGCCTCGAACAATACTTAGGACGGGGTGCACTTTCCCGACTAGCAGGTTTTTCTCAAACAGTCACGATGCAGACTATACGTGAAGCTAGTGCTACTGATCCTACAGCCCGTGCCGCAATCGAAACTGCCGGGCGTGCCCTTGGCAAAGCCCTGACAACCATCATAAACATCACTGATGTGGATCACGTCATCGTGGGAGGAACACTGGCGGAGTTGATCGATGATTTACGATACTACGCATTGGATGAGATAAAGAATCGATTACTCTCAGCGCGTTGGTCATTACCCGTCATAGAAAAATCTAAAGAAGGACGCCTAGCGGCTGTCACAGGTGGAGCCTACCTAGCTTTCCATGACCTTTTAAATAACCCGGCAAAGTATTTAGATATCTAA
- a CDS encoding class I SAM-dependent methyltransferase, translating to MPSDELYLQWKREEDIAHIEGWDFSHIEGRYTEDTDLPWDFSQVIGKYLDDSMMLLDMETGGGEFLLSLQHPHERTAAIEGYEPNVEYCRKVLSPLGIDFRQADGSDTLPFGNNVFDVVTNRHGDYSVSEIKRVLKSGGYFITQQVGAENDRELIELLLPENKELPFPQQYLGMRETELQDNGFEIVESAQAFSPIRFYDVGALVWFAKIIEWEFAGFSVDRCLDGLRKAQEMIARDGFVAARTHRYYMVARKK from the coding sequence ATGCCTAGTGATGAGCTTTACTTGCAGTGGAAGCGAGAAGAGGATATAGCACATATTGAGGGTTGGGATTTTTCGCATATCGAAGGACGGTATACGGAAGATACTGATTTGCCTTGGGATTTTTCTCAGGTTATCGGAAAGTATCTTGATGATTCCATGATGCTCCTAGACATGGAGACTGGTGGCGGTGAGTTTTTACTTTCGTTACAGCATCCCCATGAGAGGACTGCTGCGATTGAGGGATATGAGCCCAATGTGGAGTATTGTCGCAAAGTTTTATCGCCGTTAGGCATTGATTTTAGGCAAGCAGATGGTAGTGATACTTTACCGTTCGGTAATAACGTGTTCGACGTCGTTACTAATCGACATGGTGACTATAGTGTTTCTGAGATCAAGCGGGTTTTGAAATCTGGGGGCTATTTTATTACCCAGCAAGTTGGCGCGGAAAATGATCGCGAGCTGATTGAATTATTGTTGCCGGAGAACAAGGAGTTGCCGTTCCCGCAGCAGTATCTTGGTATGCGGGAAACTGAGTTGCAGGATAATGGCTTTGAGATTGTCGAGAGCGCACAAGCGTTTAGTCCGATACGGTTTTACGACGTCGGTGCGCTGGTGTGGTTTGCCAAGATTATTGAGTGGGAGTTTGCGGGTTTTTCTGTTGATCGGTGTCTCGATGGCTTGCGGAAAGCTCAGGAAATGATCGCCAGGGATGGGTTTGTTGCGGCACGAACCCATAGGTATTACATGGTTGCGCGCAAGAAGTAG
- a CDS encoding DEAD/DEAH box helicase: MAKRSDVKSKRPTDTPARLITRYFHDVQKQACLPEQTFNSRTPFVEIPLAQLREGVLSPNITAEIFKKEKNNKTSSVSVIVSLVTAESEGKKWGLLLVPCSVDRAGTLSGSPSDGEPWIPAAWLDYPGNTNLTIGKLVDLWNFRTNFGVSQASRVDSWSDFLSYAISLFESVVGKKLHDWTTSFGVDSDQTINTETCYLVAGENIIANKAIVELYSVLEESLATNPVPLYEKFVSVQDFEQRLDADLSDHDTQVESMVKSCGHMGGKFPLTPSQRTALHAFLSDDDGDITAVSGPPGTGKTTMLQAVVANLVTRHALEGVDAPLILCTSTNNQAVTNIIDSFSSVGAQAQGGFDVRWIPAASGAKADATTEEPLHSLATYCPAVSKYDRAKSRGYLVDTSKKNGAYSDYSDPGYIKSATDYFQAQATTYLQPSAQGTAVSIASIQRVLKQQLEEVDRRRRQLIISFSDYSESPRPSQTIAQEYEHEAHQHTEHGRHAVTNRGQSLMKKLFRRSRSKARNTSDTVQPNITRAEIAGQELEKILAELRVTGIISTEQSQKIRNSRSLGELDEILDVTLRYHEFWLAVHYYEASWLLTAENNEFVPEEDRYQTIAKVMEKYWPQACALTPCFVMTTYQVPKYFSLWTGNRLYPLYSLSRADLLIVDEAGQIDTSIGASAFAFAKRAIVVGDERQLAPIWNIDPVTDEDLATGGESSSNNAGAYWDVMKKRGLTASQPSSVMKAASHAGNWAYSDPSKQPRPGLLLSEHFRCHSRIIGFCNELIYDGQLQPRRSEQNYRLADTVTNPFMFYRVPGTQDQTVGSSRVNREEADAIAHWIGDNYEFFETRYCGGDDDGEARLGKNGIIGVVTPFAAQATHIKRALHKHCPDIAHHITVGTAHSLQGAERPVIIFSSVYGETSERAAFIDNTLELMNVAVSRAKDLFIVVGCQARWKDQGSVFSLVRKYAQTPVDSPFVMGAAQESFDEEVLYEKSYWEEQGYLVASDMLRGWGSAVNPQELNKVLIRDGYLVRDDDLLRPTSRGAKEGIVAYRGEKSNGKSFVNVCYSPQAQELIRELYG, from the coding sequence GTGGCAAAGCGCAGTGATGTCAAATCGAAACGACCAACCGACACTCCAGCACGGCTGATTACCCGTTATTTCCATGATGTGCAAAAGCAAGCGTGCCTGCCCGAGCAAACGTTTAACTCGCGCACGCCTTTCGTTGAGATTCCTTTGGCGCAGCTGCGAGAGGGTGTTCTTTCGCCAAATATAACTGCAGAAATTTTCAAAAAAGAAAAGAACAACAAAACCAGTAGCGTTAGTGTTATCGTCTCGCTTGTCACCGCGGAGTCGGAAGGTAAAAAGTGGGGGCTGCTACTTGTGCCGTGCAGTGTGGATAGGGCAGGTACGTTATCTGGTAGCCCGAGCGATGGTGAGCCGTGGATTCCAGCGGCATGGCTGGATTACCCAGGAAATACTAATCTCACTATCGGCAAGCTTGTTGATTTGTGGAATTTTCGTACCAATTTCGGGGTATCTCAAGCATCTCGGGTAGATAGTTGGTCAGATTTTCTTTCTTATGCAATTTCGCTGTTCGAAAGCGTCGTTGGGAAGAAACTACATGATTGGACGACGTCGTTCGGCGTCGATTCGGACCAAACAATCAATACTGAGACGTGTTACCTGGTTGCGGGAGAGAATATTATTGCGAATAAGGCAATTGTTGAGTTGTATTCTGTTCTCGAAGAATCATTAGCAACTAACCCGGTTCCGTTGTATGAAAAGTTTGTTTCGGTACAAGATTTTGAGCAGAGGCTTGATGCTGATTTATCCGATCACGATACGCAGGTTGAAAGTATGGTGAAATCGTGCGGACATATGGGCGGTAAGTTCCCGCTCACACCATCCCAACGTACCGCGCTTCATGCGTTTTTATCTGATGACGACGGCGATATTACTGCAGTCAGTGGTCCGCCGGGTACTGGGAAGACGACGATGCTTCAAGCAGTTGTTGCCAATCTTGTTACCCGGCATGCGCTAGAAGGCGTTGATGCGCCACTGATTTTGTGTACCTCAACGAATAATCAAGCAGTGACGAATATTATTGATTCGTTTAGCTCGGTGGGGGCGCAAGCTCAAGGTGGTTTTGATGTGCGCTGGATACCAGCCGCGTCTGGTGCCAAGGCTGATGCTACAACCGAAGAGCCGTTACATAGCTTAGCTACCTACTGCCCGGCCGTTTCTAAGTATGATAGAGCGAAATCTCGTGGCTATCTCGTTGATACTTCAAAGAAGAATGGTGCATACTCCGATTATTCGGATCCGGGCTATATCAAGTCGGCTACTGATTATTTTCAAGCACAAGCAACGACATATCTTCAACCCAGTGCACAAGGAACAGCAGTCAGTATCGCGAGTATTCAACGGGTGCTCAAACAACAACTGGAGGAGGTCGATCGTCGTCGTCGCCAACTCATCATCAGCTTCAGTGACTATAGTGAAAGCCCACGTCCGTCCCAAACGATAGCCCAAGAATACGAACACGAAGCCCATCAGCACACCGAGCATGGCAGGCATGCGGTAACGAATCGTGGCCAGAGCTTGATGAAGAAACTCTTTCGCCGCTCCCGTTCCAAAGCAAGGAACACATCTGACACAGTACAACCGAACATAACGCGCGCAGAGATAGCTGGCCAAGAGCTGGAGAAGATCTTGGCAGAATTGCGCGTCACCGGCATCATTAGCACCGAACAGAGTCAGAAGATCCGCAACTCAAGGTCCCTTGGTGAACTCGATGAGATCCTTGACGTCACATTGCGATATCACGAGTTTTGGCTGGCTGTGCACTATTACGAAGCATCCTGGTTGCTCACGGCAGAAAATAACGAGTTTGTGCCAGAAGAAGACCGATACCAAACTATCGCGAAGGTGATGGAGAAGTATTGGCCGCAGGCATGTGCACTAACTCCGTGCTTCGTGATGACTACCTACCAAGTGCCCAAATATTTTTCGTTGTGGACTGGCAATAGGTTATATCCCCTATATAGCCTCTCCCGTGCAGATCTGCTCATAGTCGATGAAGCCGGACAAATAGATACCTCGATTGGGGCATCTGCTTTCGCGTTCGCCAAGCGCGCGATTGTTGTGGGCGACGAACGCCAGCTCGCACCGATCTGGAACATTGATCCAGTCACTGACGAAGATCTAGCTACCGGTGGCGAATCGTCGTCGAACAACGCAGGGGCATACTGGGACGTTATGAAAAAGCGCGGTTTAACGGCGTCACAGCCGTCGTCGGTGATGAAAGCGGCTAGTCATGCAGGTAACTGGGCGTATTCAGATCCGTCTAAGCAGCCGCGCCCGGGCTTGCTCCTATCCGAACACTTTCGGTGCCATTCGCGGATCATCGGATTTTGCAACGAACTCATATACGACGGGCAACTTCAACCGCGTCGCTCAGAACAAAACTATCGCCTCGCAGATACCGTAACTAACCCGTTCATGTTCTATCGTGTTCCGGGCACGCAGGACCAAACTGTCGGTTCGAGCCGGGTCAATCGAGAAGAAGCCGACGCTATCGCTCACTGGATCGGGGATAACTACGAATTTTTCGAGACGCGGTATTGCGGTGGGGATGACGACGGCGAAGCGCGGTTAGGTAAGAACGGTATCATCGGCGTCGTTACTCCGTTTGCTGCGCAAGCTACCCACATTAAACGTGCGTTGCATAAGCACTGTCCAGATATCGCCCATCACATTACGGTTGGCACTGCACATAGCCTGCAAGGTGCAGAACGGCCAGTTATCATCTTTTCGTCGGTTTATGGGGAAACGAGTGAACGGGCAGCGTTTATCGATAATACGTTAGAGCTGATGAATGTGGCGGTTTCGCGGGCAAAGGATCTGTTTATCGTCGTTGGGTGCCAAGCGCGCTGGAAAGATCAGGGTAGCGTGTTTAGCTTGGTGCGTAAATATGCTCAAACGCCTGTTGATTCGCCGTTTGTCATGGGTGCTGCGCAAGAATCTTTCGACGAGGAAGTGCTTTATGAAAAATCCTATTGGGAAGAACAGGGCTATCTGGTTGCGAGCGATATGTTGCGTGGTTGGGGCAGTGCTGTGAATCCCCAAGAGCTCAACAAAGTATTGATCCGAGATGGTTATCTGGTGCGCGATGACGATTTGCTACGGCCAACGAGCCGGGGAGCTAAAGAAGGTATCGTGGCGTATCGCGGTGAAAAGTCCAATGGCAAATCTTTTGTTAATGTTTGCTATTCGCCGCAGGCTCAAGAGCTGATTCGAGAGTTATACGGCTGA
- a CDS encoding IS1249 family transposase: MNTSLCPICSSKMIRHGRTSRGRQRWRCKACGVRSLNSIDSTAKHLQEFLRWLLSGQRQRDMPGHGRSFRRRCKDLWSIWPLSPVVDEVHDVVFVDGIYLGRQAVVLIACSQNYVLGWYVARRETTRAWSALLQRIAPARVVVSDGGSGFAKALRLTWPTTRHQRCTFHVFTQIKQATTTRPKLQASIELYDLGKELIRVVNKEQAITWITKYVQWASDWEDFLNEKTLTPTGWCYTHQRLVKARKMLNKLIKQGLLFTFCDPVWQVSIPSMNNRIEGGVNASLRYMLYQHRGMCLTRRIKAIFWWCYMHTEHPLSPAQILQTMPTDRQINNAWHAARLEHQTNQIPQWGDAIVWSELHYTTPYHNTWD; the protein is encoded by the coding sequence ATGAACACTTCTTTATGTCCTATATGTAGCAGTAAAATGATTCGTCATGGTCGTACGAGCCGGGGACGGCAGCGTTGGCGGTGTAAAGCGTGTGGGGTGAGATCTTTAAACAGTATTGATTCGACTGCTAAGCATTTACAAGAGTTCCTTCGATGGCTGTTAAGCGGTCAAAGGCAACGAGACATGCCTGGGCACGGCAGATCATTTCGTCGACGCTGTAAAGATTTATGGTCTATCTGGCCGCTTAGTCCTGTGGTTGACGAGGTTCATGATGTTGTTTTTGTTGACGGGATTTATTTAGGGCGTCAAGCGGTGGTGTTAATTGCTTGTAGTCAAAATTATGTCCTGGGATGGTATGTAGCCCGACGGGAAACTACCCGGGCCTGGAGCGCTTTATTGCAACGTATCGCTCCTGCACGGGTTGTGGTCAGTGATGGGGGTAGTGGTTTTGCTAAAGCGTTACGACTTACCTGGCCAACAACACGGCATCAACGCTGTACTTTCCATGTGTTTACCCAAATCAAGCAAGCAACAACTACTCGGCCTAAGCTTCAAGCTTCTATCGAACTATACGATTTAGGAAAAGAACTTATCCGTGTTGTTAACAAAGAACAAGCTATTACCTGGATAACGAAATATGTTCAATGGGCTAGTGACTGGGAAGATTTCCTTAACGAGAAAACTCTCACTCCAACTGGCTGGTGCTACACTCATCAACGTCTGGTCAAAGCACGTAAAATGCTGAACAAACTCATCAAACAAGGACTACTGTTCACCTTTTGTGACCCGGTATGGCAAGTATCGATCCCCTCAATGAATAATCGTATTGAAGGAGGGGTTAACGCTTCCTTGCGCTATATGCTCTACCAGCATCGAGGAATGTGTTTAACGAGGAGAATTAAAGCAATTTTCTGGTGGTGTTACATGCATACGGAGCACCCTTTATCCCCAGCGCAAATCCTCCAGACCATGCCAACAGACCGTCAGATCAACAATGCTTGGCACGCTGCTCGCCTCGAACACCAAACAAACCAAATACCCCAATGGGGAGACGCTATAGTCTGGAGCGAGCTACACTACACAACCCCCTACCACAACACCTGGGACTAA